The following proteins are co-located in the Pseudomonas synxantha genome:
- the spoT gene encoding bifunctional GTP diphosphokinase/guanosine-3',5'-bis pyrophosphate 3'-pyrophosphohydrolase, giving the protein MPSIDALADRLSTYLGPDQVNLVRRAYFYAEQAHDGQRRRSGEAYVTHPLAVANILADMHMDHQSLMAAMLHDVIEDTGIAKEALSAQFGETVAELVDGVSKLTQMNFETKAEAQAENFQKMAMAMARDIRVILVKLADRLHNMRTLEVLSGEKRRRIAKETLEIYAPIANRLGMHAIRIEFEDLGFKAMHPMRSARIYQAVKRARGNRKEIVNKIEESLSHCLAIDEIEGEVSGRQKHIYGIYKKMRGKRRAFNEIMDVYAFRIIVDKVDTCYRVLGAVHNLYKPLPGRFKDYIAIPKANGYQSLHTTLFGMHGVPIEIQIRTREMEEMANNGIAAHWLYKSSGDEQPKGTHARARQWVKGVLEMQQRAGNSLEFIESVKIDLFPDEVYVFTPKGRIMELPKGSTAVDFAYAVHTDVGNSCIACRINRRLAPLSEPLQSGSTVEIVSAPGARPNPAWLNFVVTGKARTHIRHALKLQRRSESISLGERLLNKVLNGFDSALDRIPQERVQAMLHEYRQETIEDLLEDIGLGNRMAYVVARRLLGEGEQLPSPEGPLAIRGTEGLVLSYAKCCTPIPGDPIVGHLSAGKGMVVHLDNCRNITEIRHNPEKCIQLSWAKDVTGEFNVELRVELEHQRGLIALLASSVNAADGNIEKISMDERDGRISVVQLVVSVHDRVHLARVIKKLRALTGVIRITRMRA; this is encoded by the coding sequence TTGCCGAGCATAGACGCCCTCGCCGATCGCTTATCGACCTACCTCGGCCCAGACCAGGTCAACCTGGTCCGCCGAGCGTATTTCTACGCCGAACAAGCCCACGATGGCCAACGCCGCCGCAGTGGCGAGGCGTATGTCACCCATCCTCTCGCGGTGGCAAATATTCTTGCCGACATGCACATGGACCATCAGAGCCTGATGGCTGCGATGCTGCATGACGTGATCGAAGACACCGGCATCGCCAAGGAAGCGCTCAGCGCGCAGTTTGGCGAAACCGTGGCCGAACTGGTCGACGGGGTCAGCAAACTGACCCAGATGAACTTCGAGACCAAGGCCGAAGCCCAGGCGGAAAACTTTCAGAAGATGGCCATGGCCATGGCCCGGGATATCCGGGTGATCCTGGTCAAGCTGGCCGACCGGCTGCACAACATGCGCACGCTGGAAGTGCTGTCCGGCGAAAAACGTCGGCGCATCGCCAAGGAAACTCTGGAAATCTACGCGCCCATCGCCAACCGGCTGGGCATGCACGCCATTCGCATCGAATTCGAAGACCTCGGTTTCAAGGCCATGCACCCGATGCGTTCGGCGCGCATCTACCAGGCGGTCAAGCGCGCCCGGGGCAACCGCAAGGAAATCGTCAACAAGATCGAAGAGTCCCTGAGCCATTGCCTGGCGATCGACGAGATCGAGGGCGAAGTCAGCGGCCGGCAGAAGCATATCTACGGCATCTACAAGAAGATGCGCGGCAAACGCCGGGCCTTCAACGAGATCATGGACGTGTATGCGTTCCGGATCATCGTCGACAAGGTCGATACCTGCTACCGCGTGCTGGGCGCTGTGCATAATTTGTACAAACCCCTGCCGGGCCGCTTCAAGGACTACATCGCGATCCCCAAGGCCAACGGCTACCAGTCGCTGCACACCACGCTGTTCGGTATGCATGGCGTGCCCATCGAGATCCAGATCCGCACCCGCGAAATGGAAGAGATGGCCAACAACGGCATCGCCGCCCACTGGCTGTACAAATCCAGCGGCGACGAGCAGCCCAAAGGCACCCATGCCCGCGCCCGCCAATGGGTCAAGGGCGTGCTGGAAATGCAGCAACGTGCCGGCAACTCCCTGGAATTCATCGAAAGCGTAAAGATCGACCTGTTCCCGGACGAGGTCTACGTGTTCACGCCCAAGGGTCGGATCATGGAGCTGCCAAAAGGCTCCACGGCGGTCGACTTTGCCTACGCGGTGCACACCGACGTCGGCAACAGCTGCATCGCCTGCCGCATCAATCGTCGTCTCGCACCGCTGTCCGAACCGTTGCAAAGTGGCTCCACAGTCGAGATCGTCAGTGCTCCAGGCGCACGCCCGAACCCGGCGTGGCTCAACTTCGTGGTCACCGGCAAGGCACGTACGCATATTCGCCATGCCCTGAAACTGCAGCGTCGTTCCGAGTCAATCAGCCTGGGAGAACGCCTGCTGAACAAAGTACTCAACGGTTTCGACAGCGCCCTGGACAGGATCCCGCAGGAACGCGTGCAAGCGATGCTCCACGAATACCGTCAGGAAACCATCGAAGACCTGCTGGAAGATATCGGCCTGGGCAACCGCATGGCCTACGTGGTCGCCCGCCGTCTGCTGGGCGAAGGCGAACAGTTGCCGAGCCCGGAAGGCCCGCTGGCGATTCGTGGTACCGAGGGCCTGGTGCTCAGCTACGCCAAATGCTGCACGCCGATCCCTGGCGACCCGATTGTCGGGCACTTGTCCGCGGGCAAGGGCATGGTGGTACACCTGGACAACTGCCGCAACATCACCGAAATCCGTCACAACCCGGAAAAATGCATCCAGCTCTCGTGGGCCAAGGATGTCACCGGCGAATTCAACGTCGAGCTGCGGGTGGAGCTGGAACACCAGCGCGGCCTGATCGCCCTGCTGGCCAGCAGCGTCAACGCCGCCGACGGCAATATCGAGAAAATCAGCATGGACGAACGTGATGGTCGCATCAGCGTGGTCCAGCTGGTGGTCAGCGTGCACGACCGCGTGCACCTGGCCCGCGTGATCAAGAAACTGCGTGCCTTGACTGGGGTCATCCGCATCACCCGTATGCGTGCATGA
- a CDS encoding RidA family protein, protein MTKTVITSDKAPAAIGTYSQAIKAGNTVYMSGQIPLDPKTMELVEGFEAQTVQVFENLKSVAEAAGGSFKDIVKLNIFLTDLSHFAKVNEIMGKYFEQPYPARAAIGVAALPKGAQVEMDAILVIE, encoded by the coding sequence ATGACCAAGACAGTTATCACCAGCGATAAAGCCCCAGCCGCCATCGGCACCTACTCCCAGGCGATTAAGGCGGGCAACACCGTCTACATGTCCGGCCAGATCCCACTGGACCCAAAGACCATGGAACTGGTTGAAGGCTTCGAAGCCCAGACCGTACAGGTCTTCGAAAACCTCAAGTCCGTGGCCGAGGCCGCCGGCGGTTCATTCAAGGACATCGTCAAGCTGAACATCTTCCTCACCGACCTGAGCCACTTCGCCAAGGTCAACGAGATCATGGGCAAGTACTTCGAACAACCCTACCCGGCCCGCGCCGCCATTGGCGTTGCCGCCCTGCCAAAAGGCGCGCAGGTTGAGATGGACGCCATTCTGGTCATCGAGTAA